A stretch of DNA from Heptranchias perlo isolate sHepPer1 unplaced genomic scaffold, sHepPer1.hap1 HAP1_SCAFFOLD_64, whole genome shotgun sequence:
tggagaaaccgtggaaatgtgggggctgtgggaggggattcagttactcgtcccggctggaaactcatcgacccaGTCACAcctgggagaggccgttcacctgctccgtgtgtgggaagggattcactctctCATCCAGCCTCactgaacaccaacttgttcacattgaTGAGAGACCCTTTaagtgttctgactgtgagaagagctttaaaagaaaaaagtatctgctgacacaccaacgcactcacactggggaggcgccgttcacctgcactaagTGTGAGAAAGGATTCAttcgatcatcccacctgctgagttaCCAgccagttcacactggggagaggccattcacttgCTCCATATGTGGGAAaagattcacttgttcatccaacctTCTGAGACACCAAATTGCTCACACTGATAAGACACtatttaaatgttctgtctgtgagaggAGCTTCAAAAGAACGGGGggtctgctgacacaccagcgagttcacaccgggagaggccgttcacctgctccttgtgtgggatgggattcatTCGTACGTCCCACCTactgagtcaccagcgagttcacctgtgaCTGCAGGTGTTGGATTCtgatgttgttgctgctgttaatcacatccaggactcaactatgttcattctgacagttggggtttgtttctgatgttaataacccctttaactgggctggagtttacaattctgtacaagtgtcaaataaatcagctttcttttaaacacagtgtgCCTAGTCCTTGATATCTCTATGATAAGACAAACTGATTGAGGATTTATTATGAAGTGAGGAGAATCGATCTTAGAACTGAGATCCTATACCTTTTAAAAAGATGGATGTGCAAGACGTCCATTCTgataggactgagtgtccctgcactgactgtgtgcatgacaggactgagtgtcccgaaactgactgtgtgtataacagggctgagtgtcccgaaactgactgtgtgtataacagggctgagtgtcccgaaactgactgtgtgtataacagggctgAGTGCCTCgaaactgactgtgtgtatgacaggactgagtgtccctgcactgactgtgtgtatgacaggactgagtgtcccgaaactgactgtgtgtataacagggctgAGTGCCCCgaaactgactgtgtgtataacaggactgagtgtcccgaaactgactgtgtgtataacagggctgagtgtcccgaaactgactgtgtgtataacagggctgagtgtcccgaaactgactgtgtgtataacagggctgAGTGCCCCGGCAGTGACTGTGTGAACAACAGAACTGAGTGAACCGGCACTGAAAGCGTAGAGTGCACATGTGGTGTGGGATGAGCTTAAATGGATAagtagagtccgtgataggggagagtgtacatggcctGTTGGAGGAGATAAATGTGTGGGGTAGAATCTATGATAGGGTTTGGCCACAGcgggagcattgtgtccaattctgggcaccgcactttgtgaaggatgtcatggccttggagaggttgTAGAGGAGATTGACCAGAATGTTTCGGGGGATGATTGACTTCAGTTacggggagagactggaggaggtgggattgtTCTCCGCAGCGCATAGACGGTTAATAGAGGGGagagaaataaggagaaactgttcgcaGTGACCAGAGGGACACAGATTGTAAAATATCCCCCCACCGCGCCATTCCCAGGCCCGGGGCCCAGGCCACTCCCGCGTGtgggccctccctctgtcggcctcgcccccgcccacagcagcgcCCGCCCACCCGCCCGAGaccgccatcatcatcctcctggcGCCGGTCTGTTGCTCAGGGAACGCTGCACGGGGACCGCGCAGCGCATGCGCGGCGTCTCTCGAGCCTGAGGTGCATGTACGCGACGTGAGCTCATCGCGCAAAGAATGGTGACGCTCCCGCGTGTCACGTGGTGGGAGAAGTCAACTCAGGaggcgggtggggggtgggggacgagagagctgtcaatcaaacggcccggagtcagcact
This window harbors:
- the LOC137317985 gene encoding gastrula zinc finger protein XlCGF71.1-like; this translates as MEKPWKCGGCGRGFSYSSRLETHRPSHTWERPFTCSVCGKGFTLSSSLTEHQLVHIDERPFKCSDCEKSFKRKKYLLTHQRTHTGEAPFTCTKCEKGFIRSSHLLSYQPVHTGERPFTCSIYSLTPLSELLMVCADPNPQYLDMPKVYVFSTHSQRLLYIFSTSPIIF